One Candidatus Flexicrinis proximus DNA window includes the following coding sequences:
- a CDS encoding response regulator transcription factor — protein sequence MAIRIVVADDADLVIEGVKSVLTTDHRFVLVGTARCIDDLLETIEAVPPDVVVLGEWIYNLDILSAVEEVQRVCGGLKIIVIGGLVDGLLIRDLFRVGVSAYLYKSDDLCGLLGTAIDTVLLDRPYLSPTANAEYLVAMQSPLRDWQLDTEARAMLRLLMQGLHIADIARQMDIPMRRAYFLRYKLKQRFGATTNEHLISRAMAEGFATTDA from the coding sequence ATGGCGATACGCATTGTCGTGGCCGATGATGCCGATCTGGTGATCGAAGGCGTGAAGTCCGTTTTGACTACGGATCATCGCTTTGTGCTGGTCGGGACGGCCCGCTGCATAGATGACCTGCTGGAAACGATTGAGGCGGTTCCGCCGGATGTCGTCGTCCTGGGTGAGTGGATTTACAACCTCGACATCCTCAGCGCAGTGGAAGAGGTTCAGCGGGTGTGCGGTGGGTTAAAAATTATCGTGATAGGTGGGCTAGTAGATGGGCTGCTGATCCGCGATTTGTTCCGTGTGGGCGTAAGTGCCTACCTGTATAAGAGTGATGATTTGTGCGGGCTGTTGGGAACGGCCATTGATACCGTCCTGCTAGATCGTCCGTATCTGTCGCCCACCGCCAACGCCGAGTATCTGGTCGCCATGCAGTCGCCGCTGCGCGACTGGCAGCTGGATACCGAAGCCCGCGCCATGCTGCGGCTGCTGATGCAAGGGCTGCACATCGCCGACATCGCCCGCCAGATGGACATCCCGATGCGCCGCGCGTATTTCCTGCGCTATAAGCTCAAACAGCGTTTCGGCGCGACCACCAACGAACACCTGATCAGCAGGGCGATGGCCGAAGGCTTTGCCACCACCGATGCGTGA
- a CDS encoding toprim domain-containing protein: MDVPCGITIPWFATGALWAVKVRRAYGTPKYQQIKGGNVNVLYGADGLVDREVALFCEGEFDALLARQEAGNLVAPVTLSSATAILSSRWYAELTHCHTILVAYDRDAAGGKGTKRLLSLSPRFREIAVLHGKDISEFYLNGGDIYQWVEQAIQMPHSCLEQE; encoded by the coding sequence ATGGATGTACCGTGCGGCATCACCATCCCGTGGTTTGCAACCGGGGCGCTGTGGGCAGTCAAAGTCCGCCGCGCCTATGGCACACCGAAATACCAGCAGATTAAAGGCGGCAACGTCAACGTCTTGTACGGCGCTGACGGGTTGGTAGATCGGGAAGTCGCGCTGTTCTGCGAAGGCGAGTTTGATGCGCTGCTGGCACGGCAAGAAGCAGGAAATCTGGTCGCACCCGTGACGTTGAGTAGCGCTACCGCCATCCTCAGCTCACGCTGGTACGCCGAACTTACGCACTGCCACACGATTCTGGTCGCCTATGACCGCGATGCCGCCGGTGGGAAAGGCACAAAACGCCTGTTGTCCCTCTCGCCTCGCTTCCGTGAGATTGCCGTGCTACACGGCAAGGATATAAGCGAGTTTTACCTGAACGGCGGGGATATTTATCAGTGGGTAGAGCAGGCTATACAGATGCCACACAGCTGTTTGGAGCAGGAGTAA
- a CDS encoding recombinase family protein, giving the protein MARKKARTVITPQAGWAIYLRTSSDENQKPEMSRARQRFAIESNVLKRSDMPVYSEYVDVLTGTTPHREAYQRLLEEARSGKFSHVIVERADRFGRNDTEALRAIDELHEFGVAVRFANSPDLDPMDPDDRVIVTLSFTLARRESALLGIRVKGGLQVKRANGGYSNYAPDGYINVEGKVIGEAKKIIVRRETWIEQDPERAPVIRYAFDLLLEDRLTLEGICEALHARGYRYRSGRPFIEVKKNGQRKANTNTLGSIYHNWTYAGWLTSKAASLLPKTTRGNWEPIVTTEEFERGLAILEKRNQKQEIAIASMTTCLKGIAYYEHPDGSGQQRLTGSTSNAGRSGGNALLSYRS; this is encoded by the coding sequence ATGGCAAGAAAGAAGGCAAGAACTGTAATAACACCACAGGCAGGTTGGGCGATCTATTTGCGGACCAGCAGCGACGAGAACCAGAAACCTGAGATGTCACGGGCGCGACAGCGTTTTGCTATCGAGAGTAATGTGTTGAAGCGGTCTGATATGCCCGTCTACAGCGAATACGTTGATGTACTGACCGGAACAACGCCGCACCGGGAAGCCTATCAGCGATTACTGGAGGAAGCACGATCCGGCAAGTTCTCCCATGTCATTGTGGAACGCGCTGACCGCTTTGGGCGAAACGACACAGAGGCACTCCGTGCGATTGATGAGCTTCACGAATTTGGCGTCGCTGTGCGTTTTGCTAATTCTCCCGATCTTGATCCAATGGATCCTGATGATCGAGTGATTGTGACTCTCTCGTTCACATTAGCGCGGCGCGAGTCCGCCTTACTGGGCATCCGTGTAAAAGGTGGATTGCAGGTGAAGCGAGCAAATGGCGGATACTCGAACTATGCGCCGGATGGCTATATCAACGTTGAAGGCAAGGTCATAGGAGAGGCGAAAAAGATCATTGTACGGCGCGAAACCTGGATTGAACAAGACCCTGAGCGAGCGCCTGTTATTCGGTATGCGTTCGATCTTTTACTGGAAGATCGGCTTACGCTGGAAGGAATCTGCGAAGCACTTCATGCGCGAGGCTACCGCTATCGCAGCGGAAGACCCTTCATCGAGGTGAAGAAAAATGGTCAGCGCAAAGCCAATACCAATACATTGGGCTCGATATATCACAACTGGACTTACGCTGGCTGGTTAACGAGCAAGGCTGCAAGTCTGCTGCCTAAAACTACTCGGGGGAATTGGGAACCCATCGTAACCACGGAGGAATTTGAGCGTGGTTTGGCGATATTGGAGAAGCGCAACCAGAAGCAGGAAATCGCCATCGCAAGCATGACTACTTGCTTAAAAGGGATCGCCTATTATGAACATCCTGACGGCAGCGGACAGCAGCGCTTGACGGGCTCAACCTCAAATGCCGGACGCAGTGGAGGGAACGCCTTATTATCGTATCGCTCGTAG
- a CDS encoding response regulator transcription factor yields MPDRIICGGIECVIQQDATTRYSITIFDYFETLLHQANGIHILLMDISGLSTREVEERFHQLNAQQCSMKVIVISSRLTAIFTHRVMQFGAKGFIYRDDLADNLLHSLDLVRRDVVTLSPSASQLMVNSSYLYMSNEIKPLDMQVLRLMARGLTVKAIAIKLHTSTRSIYRSRDKLREILNIPTIETLVDAAREQGLLDLEAD; encoded by the coding sequence GTGCCTGACAGGATTATCTGCGGCGGGATTGAGTGCGTCATCCAGCAGGACGCGACCACCCGCTACAGCATCACGATCTTTGATTATTTTGAGACCCTACTGCATCAGGCGAACGGGATTCATATTTTGTTGATGGATATCAGTGGGCTGTCTACCCGTGAGGTTGAGGAAAGGTTTCATCAATTGAACGCGCAGCAGTGCTCAATGAAGGTCATCGTCATCAGCAGCCGGTTAACCGCGATTTTCACACATCGGGTAATGCAGTTCGGGGCCAAAGGCTTCATCTACCGCGATGATCTGGCGGATAACCTGCTCCACAGCCTCGATCTGGTGCGGCGGGATGTCGTGACGTTATCGCCATCCGCATCTCAGCTGATGGTCAACAGCAGCTACCTGTACATGAGTAACGAGATCAAGCCGCTGGATATGCAGGTCTTGCGCCTGATGGCACGCGGGCTGACCGTCAAAGCCATTGCGATAAAACTTCACACCTCGACACGTTCGATTTATCGCTCACGGGATAAGCTCCGTGAAATCCTCAATATTCCGACGATTGAAACCCTCGTCGATGCAGCGCGTGAGCAGGGATTACTCGATCTGGAAGCGGATTGA
- a CDS encoding DUF3987 domain-containing protein, which yields MDSLQLSPAVGLLLAHLDPNVPDDLRFLRKVLGQELLRAVLAVDPNAPPPPLPQRAVDLNIVPELPENARLSPEQMMQAQTVGTWLNDYVRWAGAAANETPLAFHLGAGLYLAAIAVGRRLYIQTPWRQQVFPNLYLMVVAVSTYYRKSAGLNMASEVARLAIPHMLMPQPGSPENFMSMLGGILPPNFSDIPQLDRARLEKGNRYAAQRGLLRDELSGLFKSMGRDYMAGLKELIMTLYDCPPYLDSNTNNKGLVVIRDAALSILGAATPAELSTALSSSDWFNGNLARFGLLTPEPDYKERPAPKDSQTPTELANRLRRLHERLPEPPQPDALGEKKTSEAWSLSADIWTACRAYEQALRAMTAPSSSLDDRLRAVYGRLHVQAIKVATLLAALDWAEGDDASSRPKVTAAHWYRAQQIVEDWRASAHRLLADLGENEEGRLENRILSFLRACGGVATVRDIYRALRSPRKPVIEALRALEEDGCIERVELPPKPV from the coding sequence GTGGACAGCCTGCAACTCAGCCCCGCCGTCGGCTTACTGCTGGCGCATCTCGATCCAAACGTGCCAGATGACCTGCGCTTTTTGCGTAAGGTGCTGGGGCAGGAACTCCTGCGGGCGGTGCTGGCGGTAGACCCCAATGCGCCGCCTCCACCGCTGCCGCAGCGTGCCGTCGATCTCAACATCGTGCCGGAACTGCCAGAAAACGCCCGTTTATCCCCTGAACAGATGATGCAAGCGCAGACCGTCGGCACGTGGCTGAACGACTACGTCCGCTGGGCGGGTGCTGCCGCCAACGAAACGCCGCTCGCCTTTCATCTGGGTGCGGGCTTGTATCTGGCAGCGATTGCCGTCGGACGCAGGCTGTACATTCAGACCCCGTGGCGGCAGCAGGTGTTCCCCAACCTGTACCTGATGGTGGTGGCCGTCTCGACCTATTACCGCAAGTCAGCTGGGTTGAATATGGCTTCAGAAGTGGCACGGCTGGCAATCCCGCACATGCTCATGCCGCAACCGGGATCACCGGAAAACTTTATGTCCATGCTCGGCGGCATTCTCCCGCCGAACTTCTCGGATATTCCGCAGCTGGATCGGGCGCGATTGGAGAAGGGCAACCGCTACGCCGCCCAACGTGGGCTGCTGCGGGACGAGCTTTCTGGCTTGTTCAAGTCGATGGGACGCGACTACATGGCGGGCTTGAAAGAACTCATCATGACGCTCTACGACTGCCCGCCCTATCTGGATAGCAATACCAACAACAAGGGGCTGGTGGTCATCCGCGACGCGGCGCTGTCTATCCTCGGTGCAGCAACGCCTGCCGAACTGTCAACGGCGCTGTCCTCGTCCGACTGGTTCAATGGCAATCTCGCCCGCTTTGGGCTGCTCACACCGGAACCCGACTACAAGGAACGTCCCGCGCCGAAAGACAGCCAGACCCCCACCGAACTGGCGAACCGTTTGCGCCGTTTACATGAGCGTCTGCCCGAACCGCCGCAGCCCGATGCGCTCGGCGAGAAGAAAACCAGTGAAGCGTGGTCACTTTCTGCTGACATCTGGACGGCCTGCCGCGCCTACGAACAGGCGCTGCGGGCGATGACTGCCCCCAGCTCGTCATTGGACGACCGCCTGCGTGCCGTCTATGGACGCTTGCATGTGCAGGCAATCAAGGTCGCCACACTGCTGGCGGCACTGGACTGGGCGGAGGGTGACGACGCTTCATCACGACCAAAGGTAACCGCCGCGCACTGGTATCGCGCCCAGCAGATTGTCGAAGACTGGCGGGCATCCGCCCATCGACTGCTCGCTGATCTTGGCGAGAACGAAGAAGGGCGGTTGGAAAATCGCATCCTCAGCTTTCTGCGTGCCTGTGGGGGCGTGGCGACCGTCCGGGACATTTATCGGGCACTGCGTTCCCCGCGCAAGCCGGTGATTGAGGCGCTGCGGGCGCTGGAAGAAGACGGCTGCATCGAGCGCGTCGAACTGCCGCCCAAGCCGGTGTGA